One Cyanobacterium sp. T60_A2020_053 genomic region harbors:
- a CDS encoding photosystem I assembly protein Ycf4, protein MQVNDYTLKHNITGSRRISNFLVAGASTIGGVGFLLAGLSSYFHRDILKFTDVSGVQFVPQGIALTFYGVAGSLLATYIWLTILLNVGSGYNEFDKKAGKVTIFRRGFLGENRRVELVYDINDVQAIRAEIKEGLNPKRTLYLRVKPKRDIPLTPVGEPIALSKLENQAAELARFLTVPLEGL, encoded by the coding sequence ATGCAGGTTAACGACTATACCTTAAAACACAATATCACAGGTTCTCGACGAATCAGTAACTTTTTAGTAGCTGGTGCCTCCACCATTGGCGGTGTCGGCTTCCTCTTAGCAGGATTATCCAGTTATTTTCACAGAGATATATTAAAATTCACTGATGTTTCAGGAGTGCAATTTGTACCCCAAGGCATAGCCTTAACATTTTACGGCGTGGCTGGAAGTTTATTAGCTACATATATTTGGTTAACAATTTTATTAAATGTTGGTAGCGGTTATAATGAATTTGACAAAAAAGCAGGAAAAGTAACTATTTTTCGCCGTGGTTTTCTAGGAGAAAATCGTCGTGTTGAATTAGTCTATGACATTAACGATGTACAAGCAATTAGGGCGGAAATTAAGGAAGGTTTAAACCCAAAAAGAACCTTATATTTAAGAGTAAAACCAAAAAGAGATATACCTCTAACCCCTGTAGGTGAACCTATTGCCCTCTCTAAACTAGAGAATCAAGCAGCAGAATTAGCTCGTTTTCTTACTGTGCCTTTAGAGGGTTTATAA
- a CDS encoding exopolysaccharide biosynthesis protein, translating to MAKLSVKLDNYLFATERQEKITFDDLMTLAGESIFGFLLAVLSFPSALPIPAPGYSIPFGILIFLLGMQLATGAKTPWLPKRLKKGAMKKTMAQNFFKKGLPWLQKIENITKPRLTYICNTPLGKVFLGVIIALMGISMMIPIPGTNTAPAMGVFIIGFGLQEDDGLICLAGFIVALIAGILSASIIIGAIWGSTNLLEMIR from the coding sequence ATGGCAAAATTATCCGTCAAATTGGATAACTATTTATTCGCTACCGAAAGACAAGAAAAAATCACTTTCGATGATTTAATGACTTTAGCAGGAGAAAGTATATTCGGTTTTTTATTAGCGGTGTTATCTTTCCCCTCGGCGTTGCCAATTCCAGCACCCGGCTATTCCATACCCTTCGGTATTTTGATATTTTTATTGGGAATGCAACTGGCGACGGGCGCTAAAACTCCATGGCTACCAAAACGATTAAAAAAAGGTGCAATGAAAAAAACTATGGCACAAAATTTTTTTAAAAAAGGTTTGCCATGGCTACAAAAAATTGAAAACATCACAAAACCACGTTTGACCTATATTTGTAATACACCCCTAGGAAAAGTTTTTTTAGGCGTAATCATTGCTTTAATGGGCATTTCCATGATGATACCCATACCCGGCACCAATACAGCGCCCGCCATGGGTGTATTCATCATCGGTTTTGGCTTACAAGAAGATGACGGTTTAATCTGTTTAGCTGGATTTATAGTTGCTTTAATTGCTGGGATTCTTTCTGCTTCTATTATTATTGGAGCAATTTGGGGAAGTACAAATTTATTAGAGATGATCCGTTAA